Proteins encoded by one window of Streptacidiphilus sp. PB12-B1b:
- a CDS encoding ATP-binding cassette domain-containing protein: protein MDGVEIAARGLSVRGARGPVFENVDVQVPPGGLLVVHGTARSGRTSLLLALSGRMRLNAGTVRIGPYTVPSQARKAAALVTVARAEPAVALEERLRVGELMSERCWTSRAVTRQGIRDAASAVGLELDERLLVEELTALDQTRLALALALAGRPAALVIDDVDAGCTDEQRRQAWQAVALAHEQGCTVLAGALQEPPPQGEPVELVSLPQLSAHRLPPAVTTDAHRLPPVVTAEPRKAIAE, encoded by the coding sequence GTGGATGGTGTCGAGATAGCCGCACGCGGTCTGAGCGTGCGCGGGGCCCGGGGACCGGTCTTCGAGAACGTGGACGTCCAGGTGCCCCCGGGCGGCCTGCTGGTGGTGCACGGGACCGCACGGTCCGGGCGCACCTCGCTGCTGTTGGCCCTGTCCGGGCGGATGCGCCTGAACGCCGGAACGGTCCGGATCGGGCCCTACACCGTCCCCTCGCAGGCGCGGAAGGCCGCCGCCCTGGTCACCGTGGCCCGCGCCGAGCCCGCCGTCGCCCTGGAGGAGAGGCTCCGGGTCGGCGAGCTGATGTCCGAACGGTGCTGGACCTCCCGGGCGGTGACCCGCCAGGGCATCCGCGACGCCGCGTCCGCCGTCGGGCTGGAGCTGGACGAGCGGCTGCTGGTCGAGGAGTTGACCGCGCTGGACCAGACCCGGCTGGCGCTGGCGCTGGCCCTCGCCGGGCGGCCGGCCGCTCTCGTCATCGACGACGTCGACGCCGGGTGCACCGACGAGCAGCGCCGACAGGCCTGGCAGGCGGTGGCCCTGGCCCATGAGCAGGGCTGCACCGTGCTGGCCGGCGCGCTCCAGGAGCCCCCGCCGCAGGGCGAACCCGTCGAGCTGGTAAGCCTTCCGCAGCTCAGCGCCCACCGGCTGCCGCCCGCCGTCACCACGGACGCCCACCGGCTGCCGCCGGTCGTCACCGCAGAACCGAGGAAGGCGATCGCCGAATGA